One Purpureocillium takamizusanense chromosome 1, complete sequence genomic window carries:
- a CDS encoding Tripeptidyl-peptidase I (MEROPS:MER0005329~SECRETED:SignalP(1-18~SECRETED:cutsite=GLS-AP~SECRETED:prob=0.5617)~EggNog:ENOG503NX98~COG:O), translated as MRNHILLLLGGLVAGGLSAPAVSHGGGAHVLHQKRSDETHHDVWVKREPADPATRVPVRIALKQRNLERGMDLVLEVSDPTHGSGKYGQWYSREQIIDLFAPSDESIVKVREWLILSGVAAETIVVPETKGWVHFDATVGQLESLVKADYHLYKHILVRDEGDDADHHLGTDEYHLPEDVAAHVDFIVPGTAFARLAPGPGKSLRRRKSSMNGSGGRPPSRPLPPELESTNPGDCGRVVTPDCLRAMYNIPMGKHANPSNRLGIFELEGEFYVQSDMDRYVKRFAPYVPQNFTPVVYEIDGTPGVSTDINKAGGECMLDFEMAVPLIYPQSTVMYMVPGSGGNRTGIWNPFLDAMDSSYCNRTSHGYTGDTPKIDGSRSRQDCGTVAPTNVISISYGLTEPWYPARYLERQCDEWMKLALAGTTILLASGDAGVADPGLECMGPNHTIFMPDATCDCPYITGVGGTVLQEHKRPGDREVATERFSSGGGFSNIYKTPSYQRQAVQDYLARYPPAFPSYSTSRGQIPKNGGVYNRNGRAYPDLSATGDNGVVAVGGGFFLGAGTSMSAPIVAAIFNLINEERLAAGKSPIGFVNPVLYQHPEMFNDVLVGSQPLGGPSNTGCGNNGGFHCQKGWDPVTGMGTPNYKKMLEVFMSI; from the exons ATGCGCAACCAcatccttcttctcctcggtGGCCTGGTGGCCGGTGGGCTGAGTgcgccggccgtctcgcacggcggcggtgcccaTGTCCTGCACCAGAAGCGCAGCGACGAGACGCATCACGACGTATGGGTCAAGCGGGAACCCGCGGACCCTGCCACCAGGGTTCCGGTCCGCATCGCCCTGAAGCAACGCAACTTGGAGCGAGGCATGGACCTCGTCTTGGAAGT GTCTGACCCGACTCACGGATCCGGCAAGTACGGCCAGTGGTACAGCCGCGAGCAAATCATCGACCTCTTCGCCCCGTCGGACGAATCCATCGTCAAGGTCAGGGAGTGGCTCATCCTatcgggcgtcgccgcggaaACCATCGTCGTGCCTGAGACTAAGGGTTGGGTTCATTTCGACGCGACAGTCGGCCAGCTTGAGTCactcgtcaaggccgactACCATTTATACAAGCACATACTGGTCCGCGATGAGGGCGATGACGCTGATCACCACCTCGGCACCGACGAATACCACCTACCGGAGgatgtcgccgcccacgtcgacTTCATCGTGCCCGGAACTGCCTTTGCGCGGCTCGCCCCGGGCCCGGGAAAgagcctgcgccggcggaAGAGCAGCATGAACGGCAGTGGTGGCAggccgccgtcccgtcctCTGCCGCCGGAACTGGAGTCTACTAATCCCG GCGACTGTGGGCGCGTGGTCACCCCCGATTGTCTCCGGGCTATGTATAACATCCCCATGGGTAAGCATGCGAACCCGAGCAATAGGCTCGGCATCTTTGAGCTCGAGGGTGAGTTCTACGTGCAGTCCGACATGGACCGATACGTGAAGAGGTTCGCGCCGTACGTGCCGCAGAATTTTACGCCGGTGGTTTACGAAATCGACGGCACTCCCGGGGTGTCGACGGACATTAACAAG gccggcggcgaatGCATGCTGGATTTTGAAATGGCCGTCCCTCTCATCTATCCGCAAAGCACGGTCATGTATATGGTCCCCGGCTCGGGCGGCAACAGGACAGGCATCTGGAACCCCTTTCTCGATGCCATGGACAGTAGCTACTGCAACCGCACGTCACACGGCTACACCGGAGACACGCCAAAAATCGACGGCAGCCGCTCTCGGCAGGACTGCGGGACCGTAGCACCGACAAATGTTATTTCCATCTCGTACGGCCTTACCGAGCCTTGGTATCCAGCGAG GTACCTAGAGAGGCAGTGTGACGAGTGGATGAAGCTGGCTCTAGCCGGCACTACCATTCTCCTCGCTAGTGGTGACGCGGGTGTAGCGGACCCTGGGCTCGAGTGCATGGGCCCAAACCATACAATTTTCATGCCAGACGCGACATGCGACTGCCCCTACATtacgggcgtcggcggcactgTCCTACAGGAACATAAGCGGCCGGGAGATAGGGAGGTGGCGACCGAGAGAttctcctcgggcggcggctttaGCAACATCTACAAGACCCCAAGCTATCAGCGCCAGGCCGTGCAGGACTATCTCGCCAGGTACCCGCCGGCTTTCCCCTCGTATAGCACCAGTCGCGGCCAGATCCCCAAGAATGGAGGGGTCTATAATCGTAACGGCCGCGCGTACCCGGACCTATCCGCGACCGGGGACAACGGCGTGGTCGCGGTGGGTGGAGGATTTTTCCTCGGGGCCGGAACCTCCATGTCGGCGCCCATCGTCGCGGCCATCTTCAACCTCATAAACGAGgagcggctcgccgccggcaagtCGCCAATCGGCTTCGTCAACCCGGTCCTGTACCAGCACCCCGAAATGTTCAACGATGTCCTCGTGGGGTCGCAGCCGCTCGGCGGGCCCTCCAACACGGGGTGCGGCAACAACGGCGGGTTTCACTGTCAGAAGGGCTGGGATCCCGTCACGGGCATGGGCACACCCAATTACAAGAAGATGCTTGAGGTCTTTATGTCGATCTGA
- a CDS encoding uncharacterized protein (EggNog:ENOG503Q3U0~SECRETED:SignalP(1-22~SECRETED:cutsite=VSA-AG~SECRETED:prob=0.4780)~COG:S~TransMembrane:1 (n5-15c22/23o435-461i)), producing the protein MHSKLLVAASLSALASNAVVSAAGSERILGVYVFHRHGDRTAKAWAPVNLTALGADEVHSSGAFYRSRYVSSDADFRVAGLSAETAVLSQLEVTSPKDAVLHNSALTFLQGLYPPTDSLEVLANGTKVKAPLNGYQYIPIDSVSDAATSNKAESNAWLQGGSGCGNAVVSSNNYFTSPDYKQTYDDTKDFYQSLLPVIKGTYGPDATNFKNGYTIFDLINVATIHNSSISDNKLLTKETLARLYNLASVHEWNLAYNSSDPVRAIAGSVLAGQIMDALQPIVDGKSSTPKFNAQFGAYGTFMAFFGLAQLPKASPDFYGICDYASSMTFELVTTSTDAKPKADDISVRFLFANGTAAEKGIKTFPLFGQDKDTLSWNDFKTGMSKFAISDTQHWCQLCGNTDGKCASNSTGSGGDVAQNSTGSGSGGVSKPVAGVIGALVTLVVILGIQALVMAIGGLRLVKKSTLAGARRSGEVSEAGGVKSS; encoded by the exons ATGCACTccaagctgctcgtcgccgccagcctctcGGCCTTGGCAAgcaacgccgtcgtctcagcagccggcagcgagcgcatcctcggcgtctaCGTCTTccaccgccacggcgaccGCACCGCCAAGGCCTGGGCTCCCGTCAACCTCacggccctcggcgccgacgaggtccacTCGTCGGGCGCCTTCTACCGCTCCCGCTACGTTTCGTCCGACGCCGACTttcgcgtcgccggcctgagCGCCGAGACCGCCGTGCTTTCCCAGCTCGAGGTCACCTCGCCCAAGGACGCCGTCCTCCACAACTCTGCCCTCACCTTCCTCCAAGGCCTCTACCCACCCACCGACTcgctcgaggtcctcgcaAACGGCACCAAGGTCAAGGCGCCCCTCAACGGCTACCAGTACATCCCCATCGACTCCGTCAGCgatgccgccaccagcaACAAGGCCGAGAGCAACGCCTGGctccagggcggcagcggatgcggcaacgccgtcgtcagctCCAACAACTACTTCACCTCGCCCGACTACAAGCAGACGTACGACGATACCAAGGACTTTTACCAAAGCCTGCTGCCCGTTATCAAGGGCACCTACGGCCCCGATGCCACCAACTTCAAGAATGGCTACACGA TCTTTGACTTGATCAACGTCGCCACCATTCACAACTCGTCCATCTCCGACAACAAGCTTCTCACCAAGGAGACCCTCGCGCGTCTCTACAACCTCGCGTCCGTCCACGAGTGGAACCTCGCCTACAACTCGAGCGACCCCGTCCGTGCCATTGCGGGatccgtcctcgccggccagaTCATGGACGCCCTCCAgcccatcgtcgacggcaagtcGTCCACCCCAAAGTTCAACGCGCAATTCGGCGCCTATGGCACCTTCATGGCCTTTTTCGGACTCGCTCAGCTGCCCAAGGCCTCGCCCGACTTCTACGGCATTTGCGACTACGCCTCCAGCATGACCTTTGAGCTCGTCACCACTTCCACGGAtgccaagcccaaggccgacgacatcaGCGTCCGCTTCCTCTTCGCCAATGGCACTGCCGCGGAAAAGGGCATCAAGACCTTCCCCCTCTTCGGCCAGGACAAGGACACGCTCTCTTGGAACGACTTCAAGACTGGCATGTCCAAGTTTGCCATTTCGGATACCCAGCACTGGTGCCAGCTTTGCGGAAACACCGACGGCAAGTGCGCCTCCAACTCGACGGGCTCGGGTGGTGACGTGGCCCAAAACTCAACGGgctctggcagcggcggcgtcagcaagcccgtcgccggcgtcatcggcgccctcgtgaccctcgtcgtcatcctcggcatccaggccctcgtcatggccattggcggcctgcgccttgTCAAGAAGTCGACACTGGCCGGTGCTCGTCGCAGCGGAGAGGTCAGCGAGGCCGGCGGAGTCAAGTCTTCCTGA
- a CDS encoding uncharacterized protein (COG:S~TransMembrane:12 (i70-95o107-125i137-155o167-190i197-215o227-246i352-379o391-412i433-452o464-489i501-520o532-552i)~EggNog:ENOG503NTX3) — MGLGILEPKSGEQVPGTTRYFDDRDGPQEVRENGTALKCDTSGKVPIILIPQPSDDPNDPLNWPLWKRDLITFALCFAGILATSLGSILASNTLVISTEFVVSLTKTAVLTGYFLLGAGIAATFFVPSGRVWGKRHLFLIGIVICIASSVWAGAGGTNYNSMAAARAFQGVGAAPFESLLNAAVGDLYFVHQRGLRMAFTNLAVFGGAFLTPVFVGKITEQLGWEWSFYFVAIFMALTLPVVFLFCPEPAYRRDYRLNIDENTSDEVKLNPAPASANSSSGAGGPDGSYAPVSEKQPGFVLFPTSREMQPLGHAQTPKKSFIQSLSLFDGRKTDERYWVLLLRPFPLIMNPAFIWGCLIQGAMIGWTIFIAVLNAIVFIGPPYWWGEVKAGYTYTAPFVGAVGGFIVCGLLADSSVRVLTKLNKGIYEPEFRIFLVLPMLIAGGIGLYGFGITAQNIMSGQFTYIVPLIFFAFEVAGMVIGTVASSLYIVDAYRSMTVEGFTLMIIFKNIFSFILTWYAYDWITHGGIKSVFVIVASVQVGICLLSIPMYIYGKRVRAYFHHHDVQAICGLR; from the exons atgggcctcggcatcctcgagccCAAGTCTGGTGAACAAGTGCCCG GAACCACAAGATACTTTGATGACCGCGATGGGCCCCAAGAGGTGCGGGAAAACGGAACAGCCCTCAAGTGCGACACCAGCGGCAAGGTTCCCATTATTCTC ATCCCCCAGCCATCCGATGATCCCAACGACCCTCTAAACTGGCCGCTATGGAAGCGCGACCTCATCACCTTCGCTCTCTGCTTTGCCGGCATCCTGGCCACCTCGCTTGGCTCCATTCTCGCCTCCAACACGCTCGTCATTAGCACCGAATTCGTCGTTTCCCTGACAAAGACTGCCGTCCTCACCGGCTATTTCTTACTCGGCGCTGGCATCGCAGCCACCTTTTTCGTCCCGTCGGGTCGCGTCTGGGGCAAGCGccacctcttcctcatcggcatcgtAATCTGCATCGCATCGAGCGTCTgggccggcgcggggggcACAAACTACAacagcatggccgccgcgagggccttCCAGGGCGTAGGCGCCGCTCCTTTCGAGAGCCTTCTTaatgccgccgtcggcgacctcTATTTTGTGCATCAGCGAGGCCTCCGCATGGCCTTCACCAACCTGGCCGTCTTTGGCGGAGCCTTTTTGACGcccgtcttcgtcggcaAAATCACCGAACAGCTGGGTTGGGAGTGGAGCTTTTACTTCGTTGCCATCTTCATGGCCCTGACTCTGCCGGTCGTGTTCCTCTTCTGTCCGGAACCAGCCTACCGTCGAGACTATAGGCTCAACATTGACGAAAACACGTCGGACGAAGTCAAGCTGAACCCGGCGCCCGCTTCGGCCAATTCTTCGTCGGGCGCTGGGGGCCCAGACGGGTCCTACGCCCCCGTTTCGGAAAAGCAGCCTGGTTTTGTCTTGTTCCCGACGTCTCGGGAAATGCAACCCCTGGGTCATGCCCAAACACCCAAGAAATCGTTTATCCAGTCCCTTTCCCTATTCGACGGAAGAAAGACAGATGAGCGCTATTGggtgctcctcctccgcccctTCCCACTCATCATGAACCCGGCCTTTATCTGGGGTTGCCTTATACAAGGGGCCATGATCGGGTGGACTATTTTCATCGCAGTCCTCAACGCCATTGTCTTCATCGGCCCGCCATATTGGTGGGGTGAGGTCAAGGCCGGATACACATACACAGCCCCGTTCGTAGGGGCCGTTGGCGGCTTCATCGTCTGCGGTCTCCTCGCTGACAGCAGCGTCAGGGTGCTCACAAAGCTCAACAAGGGAATATACGAGCCCGAATTTCGCATCTTCCTCGTGCTCCCCATGCTCATCGCGGGCGGCATTGGGCTCTATGGCTTTGGCATCACGGCCCAGAACATCATGTCGGGCCAGTTCACCTATATTGTGCCGCTCATCTTCTTTGCGTTCGAAGTGGCGGGCATGGTCATTGGCACCGTGGCCAGCTCGCTGTACATTGTGGACGCATACC GAAGCATGACGGTCGAGGGGTTCACCCTGATGATCATATTCAAGAACATCTTCAGCTTCATCCTGACGTGGTACGCTTACGACTGGATCACCCACGGAGGCATCAAGagcgtcttcgtcatcgtcgcgtCCGTACAGGTGGGCATTTGCCTGCTAAGCATCCCCATGT ACATATATGGAAAGCGTGTCAGGGCATATTTTCACCACCACGACGTCCAGGCCATTTGCGGGCTGCGATGA